The region AGCGAGTCGGCGTCGGACGCGAGCGCGCCGCCGCCGCCGGCCGTCGGCTCGATGAGCAGCCGCGGACCGCCCGCGACGTCGTCCAGCACCGGCAGGACGTGCTCGCGCACCTGCGCCATCGCGTCGTCCCACCGGTTGCCCAGGACGGCCGAGCCCGCGTGGACCACGACGCCCCGCGCGCCGATCGCCCGGCCGCGCTCCAGCGAGAACCGCAGCGCCCCGCTCGAGCGGGCCAGTGTGTCCACCGACGGGGAGCCGAAGTTGATCAGGTACGGCGCGTGGACGAAGACCGGCCGGGTGCAGGCGACCCGGAACGCATCGTCGCCGGCGGGGTCGGGAGCCGGGGGAGCCCAGCCGCGCGGGTTGGCCACGAACACCTGCAGCACCTCGGCGCCGACGGTGTCGGCCCGGGGCAGCGCGCGGGACAGGCCACCGGCGACGGACACGTGGGCGCCGACGGGCGCGAGGGGACGTGCGGGCACGGACGGAGCGGGTCAGCCCGGGATGACGAACAGCGTGACGCTCGACCCGGCGCGCAGTTTGCTGCCCTTGCCGGGGGAGGTCGAGAGCACCTCGTCGCCCACGCCGATCAGCCGCTTGACGACGGGCACGAGGTTGGCGTCACGGATCGTCTGGGACGCGGCGTCGACCTTGGTGCCGCGCGGGATGTCGGGCACGGTCACCATCTCCGGCCCGCGCGAGTAGGTGAGCGTGACCGTGCTGCCCTTGGTCGCCTTGCCCGACGGGCTCACCGAGATGACCCCGCCCTCGGCGACGTCGTCGCTGAACCGACCGTCGGTCTGCACCACGAACTTCTTGCCCTCGATCGTCGCCTTGGCCTGGTCGAGGGGAGTGCCGACGGGGATGTCGGGGACGGCGACGGCCGGCGGCCCGTTCGAGACGATGATGGTGACCGGCTGGTCCCGGTTCACCCGGTTGCCCGCGGCGGGGTCGGTGCCGATGACGTCGCCCTTGGTGATCCTGTCGTCGAAGCGCAGTCGCGGCGGCTGCTTCACGGTGAGGTCGCCGGTGGCGCTGAGGGCGACCAGGGCCTCCTGCACGCTGCGGCCCTTCGTCTGCGGGATGACCCAGGTCTGCTTGCCCGCCGACAGCGTGAGCGTGACCGTCTTGCCGGTCGGGAGCCGCGAGCCGATCTGCGGGTCGGTGCTCAGGACGTGGTTCGCCGGGACGGTCTCGCTGGGCTCCTTGCCCTCGTTGACGCGGACGTCGTAACCCGCGTGCTCGAGCGTGTGGCGGGCATCGGTGAGCGAGCCCCCGGCGACGTCGGGGACGTGCGCGAACCGCCACTCGATGAAGGCCTTGGCGCCGAAGAACGCGGCGAGGCCGACCGCGATCACGACGAGCAGGCCGATCAGGCTGCGACGGCGCCGTCGGCGGCGCAGGTCGCGCTCGCGGGCGGGCGGGATGACGACCGGTGGCGGTGGGTCGCCGGCGCCGCGGGCGGGCGCGGCGCTGCGCCGGTCGTCGAGGCGGGTCGTGTCGTGGGGGCTCGCGGCGTCCGACACCATCACGGTGTCGGCGCCCGCCCCGGAGCGCAGGGCGTCGGTGGTGGCGCGCTCGGGCGTCGGCCGCCGCTGCGAGCGATGGTCGGGACGGTGCGGGGCGGGACGCACCCGCGGCGGCACGGGGGTGATCGGCAGCCCCAGCTCGCCCCGGACGTCGGACAGCTCGGCGAGGAGCGCGCCCGCGTCGGCCGGTCGGCCGGTCGGGTCGCTGTCGGTCGCGGCGACGACGATCTCGTCGATCTCGCTCGGGACGGTGCCGTCGCGCTTGAGCCGCGAGGACGGCGCGGGCACCCGACTGTGGACGTGCTGGTACGCCACGTTCATCGCCGACTCGCCGGTGTAGGGCGGCTCGCCGGTGAGCAGCTCGAACAGCACGATGCCGGCGGCGTAGACGTCCGACCGCGGATCGGCGTGGCCGCGGCTGAGCTGCTCGGGCGCGCAGTACGCCACGGTGCCCATCATCAGCCCGGTCCGGGTCGAGGACGGGTCGGTCTCGACGGCGCGGGCGAGGCCGAAGTCCGCCACCTTCACGACGCCCTCGTCGGAGAGCAGGATGTTCTCGGGCTTGACGTCGCGGTGCACGAGGCCGGCGCGGTGCGCGGCCGCGAGCGCGCTGAGCACGGACTCCATGATCGAGACGGCCTCGGCGGGGGAGAGCCGGCCGCGCTCGCGCAGCAGCTCGCGCAACGTCCGCCCCTCGACGAGCTCCATCACGAGGAAGACGTGATGGCCGTCCTGGGCGATCTCGTGGCCCTGGTCGTAGACGGAGACGACGTTGAGGTGGGCGAGCCGCGCCGCGGCGCGGGCCTCGCGGGCGAACCGGTCGCTGAACGCCGGGTCGGCCGAGAGCGCGGAGGACATCACCTTGACGGCGACCATCCGGTCGAGCCGCTCGTCGACGGCGGCGTAGACCGTGGACATCCCGCCGCGCGCGATGCGGTCGAGGATCCGGTAGCGACCTTCGAGCGTGCGGCCGACCAGGGAGTCCGCGGCCGCCGTCTTCACGGCGGCGATTCTACGGGCGTACCGCCGTGAGGACGTAATGCCGGAGTGAGTCGGCGCGCCGTCCGCCCCGGCCCTACCGTGGACGGGTGACCGGTGCCGACGCCCCCTCCGAGCTCGGGCCGGGCCTCGGCCGCATCGAACTGCTCGCCGACGCCGACCGGCCGGGGGGCTGGCTGCTGACCGTCGACCGCATCCGGCAGTCCTACGTCGACCTGGACGACCCCGGCTACCTGGACTTCGAGTACGTGCAGGCCTTCGCCGACGTGCTCGACGCGCTGCCGCCCGGGCCCCTCGCGGTCACGCACGTCGGGGGCGGTGCCTGCACCCTGGCCCGCTACGTCGCGCACACGCGAGCGGGCTCCTCGCAGATCGTCCTGGAGCCCGACGCCATCCTCACCGAGCAGGTGCGTGCCCGCCTGCCGTTCGCCCGCGGCACCCGGGTGCGGATCCGGCCGGTGGACGGCCGGCGCGGCGTGGCCGCGCTGCGCGACGGCAGCGCCGACGTCGTCGTGCTCGACGCCTTCCACGGCGGCCGGGTCCCCGGCGAGCTCACGAGCCGCGAGTTCGTCACCGACGTCGCGCGGGTCCTGCGCCCGGCCGGCGTGCTGCTCGTGAACGTGGCCGACGGCCCGCCGGTGCGCTACTGCCGGCGGCTCGCCGCGACGCTCGCCACCGCGCTGCCCGAGGTGCTGGCGGTGGCCGACCCGTCGGTGCTCAAAGGGCGGCGCTTCGGCAACGTGGTGCTCGCCGCGTCGCGCGCCGCGCTGCCCGTCGACGACGTCCGCCGCGCCGCGGCCCGGGCGGCGTTCCCGCGCACCGTGCACGCCGGGACGTCGCTCGCCGCGTTCGCCGGCGGTGCGACGGTGCTGACCGACGCCGACCCGATGCGCTCGCCACAGCCACCCGACGCGCTGTGGCGCGTCGGGGAGTGGGACGGTGACTGAATGGTCGACCCCGCATCCGGCTCCGACCGGGACCTGCACGAGCAGCGCGACCGCGCCGTGTCCTTCGGCTCGGTGGCGCAGCTCTACGACCGCGCGCGCCCGACCTACCCCGACGCGCTCGTGCGCGACCTGCTCACCGGCGATCCCCGTGACGTGCTCGACGTCGGCTGCGGCACCGGCCGGGCCGCGCTGCTGTTCGCGGGCCCGGGACGCACCGTCCTCGGTGTGGAGCCCGACGCCGCCATGGCCGACGTCGCGCGCGGGCACGGCCTCGTGGTGGAGGTGGCGGGCTTCGAGGAGTGGGACGACGGCGGCCGGCGCTTCGACCTGCTGGTCAGCGGCCAGGCGTGGCACTGGGTCGACCCGGAGGCCGGCGCGGCCAAGGCCAGGACCGTCCTGCGCCCCGGCGGGCGGGTCGGCCTGTTCTGGAACATGGACACCATGACCGGCGACGACCGCGCCGCCCTGGACGCCGCCTACGAGACGGTCGCGCCGCAGCTCATGCACCGCAACCGGTCCTACGGCGGCAAGCGCGCGCCCCGGGAGCCGGTGCTCGCGGCGCTCGCCGGCGCCGGCTTCGCCGAGGTCGCGCAGCGCGAGTACTCGTGGCAGCGGCACTACGCGGCCGAGGACTACGTCCAGCTCGTGCAGACCTTCAGCGACCACAATCTGCTGCCGCCGCCGGAGCGCGAGGCGCTGCTGGCCGCCGTGGGTGACGCCGTGACCTCGATGGGCGGCCTCGACATCACCTACGAATGCCAGCTGATCACCGCTCTGGCACCCTGATCGGCATGGAGCTGCTGCCGTTCCCGGTCGTCGCCGACACGCTGGGCGTGCCGGTCACCCGGGTGCACCAGTACGTCCGCGACGGCCAGCTCGTGGCGACGCGCGACGACGCCGGGGTCCGCGGCGTGCCCGCCCAGCTGCTGCAGGACGGCGCGATCGTGAAGTCGCTCCCCGGGGTGGTCACGCTGCTGCGCGACGCCCGCTTCAGCGACGACGAGATCGCCGAGTGGCTCCACCGCGTCGACGACACGCTGCCCGGTTCGCCGATCGAGGCGTTGCGCGCGAACCGCGGTTCGGAGGTCAAGCGCCGCGCCCAGGTCGCGGGCTACTGAGCCGCGGGACGCGCGGTGCACCTCGCCTACGTCTTGATCCTCGCCGGGTGCGTGATCGGGACGTTGCCCCTGGAGTTCGTGCTCCGCACCGGCGTGTACGCGCGCTGGCGCCGGTTGCTGGTCGCGATCGTGCCCGTCGTCGTGGTGTTCGGGACGTGGGACGTGCTGGCGATCCGCGCCCGGTGGTGGCACTACGACCCGGCCATGATCACCGGGGTGACGCTGCCGGGCCGGCTGCCGCTGGAGGAGCTGCTGTTCTTCCTGGTGATCCCGGCGTGCTCGGTGCTCACGCTGGAGGCGGTCCGTGCCCGCCGGCCGCACTGGTCGATCGGCGACGAGTCCGGCGCATCGGCATGACCTACACGCTCACCGCCGTGCTGGGCGTGCTCGCCGCCCTCGTCGTCGACCGGTACGTGACCCGGCGCCGGCTCGTGACCCGACGCTCGTTCTGGCTCGCGTACGCGATCGTGCTGTTCTTCCAGCTGGTCGTGAACGGATTGCTCACGGGCCTCGAGATCGTGCGTTACGACCCGGCGCGCATCGTCGGCCTGCGGATCGCGTTCGCGCCGGTCGAGGACCTGCTCTTCGGCTTCGCGATGGTGCTGCTGACGCTCACGACCTGGGTGTGGGCGGGTTCGGCTCGGGCACCGAGTGCCGACGGGCACGCAGCGCGCCGCGCAGGCCGCTGAGGCCGACGGCCGCACGCCGGCCGGCGCCGACATGGGCGCGACGGCGGAACACGTCGTAGTCGTTGTGCTCGATCTCGTCGAGGATCTCGCCGTAGAGCGTCGTCGCGGCCTGCAGGCAGTCGCGCGACGTCGGGTGGACGAGCGCGAGGCCGGGTCGGGCCTTCGCGTACAACCCGCGGGCCCGTTCGATCTCCCACGCGAGCAGGCTGCGGATCGCCTCGTCGACGACGCCGCGCCGCAGCCGCTCGAGGTCCACGCCGAACTGGTCGAGCGACTCCTGCGGCAGGTAGACGCGGCCACGGCGCAGGTCCTCCCCGACGTCGCGGACGAAGTTGGTCAGCTGGAAGGCGGTGCCCAGCGCGATGGCGTGCGACTCGAGGACGTCCCAGCGCACGGCGTCGTCGCGGCGGCCGAGGACGGGCAGCATCTGCAGCCCGATCACCGCCGCCGAGCCCCACATGTACTGCTCGAGCTCGGCGTACGTCGCGTACGACGTCACGTCGAGGTCCCACCGCATCGCCTCGACGAAGTCGACGAAGTAGCTCGTGGGGATGTCGAAGCGCGTGACGGTGTCGAGCACGGCCCGCGAGACCGGGTCGCTGGTGGCGCCCCAGTCGAGGTCGGCCAGGAACTCGCCGCACCACGCCTGCAGCCGCTCGCCGCGCTCGGCGACCGGCACGGCGGTGTCGTCGACGATGTCGTCGGCGCGACGGGCGAAGCCGTAGAGCGCGTGCACGAACGGTCGTTTCGCCGGCGGCAGCAGTGCGGTGGCGAGGAAGTAGGTCTTGCCGTGCGCGGCGTTGATGGCGCGGCAGCGCAGGTAGCTCTCGCGCAGCGCCGCACCCTCGATGCCGGCGGCGTCGAGCTCACGCCGGGCGATCGGGTGCCGGGGGTCGACCGTGCTCACCGGTCCATCTTCGTGCCCGTGACGCGTTCGGCGGCGAGGCGCCCCGAGACGAGCACCATCGGGACGCCGACGCCGGGCTGCGTGTTCGACCCGCAGAAGACGAGGCCGTCGATCCGCCGGTCGAGGGTGGGGGCACGGAACGGCCCGGTCTGCCCGAACGTGTGCGCGGCGGCGAAGGGCGCGCCCATCGTCATGCCCTGGGCCCGCCAGTCGGCGGGGGTGGTGAGGTGCTCGACCTCGATCGCGCCGCCGAATCCGGTGTACCCGCGCCGTTCCAGCGTCGCGACCATGTGGTCGCGGTACCGCTCGCGCTCGCCGGTCCAGTCGACGTCGCCGGCGAGGTTGGGGGCGGGGAAGAGGACGTAGTGCGTGTGCCGGCCGGCGGGGGCGAGCGCGGGGTCGGTGTGCGACGGGCTGGTCACGAGGAACGACGGGTCGCTCATCACCCGGCCGCGGTCGATGATCTCGGTGAACGTGTCGTCCCACGACCGGCCGAAGTCGATGGTGTGGTGCGCGGCGTCCGGGTGCGAGAACGTCGACCCGGTGTGCAGGACGACCGCCGACGGCGAGTAGCGCAGCCGGCGCAGCCGCCGGGGCGCGCTGCCCGGTGGCAGCAGCTCGGCGTACGCGCTCGGCAGGTCGGCGTTGACGAGGACGACGTCGGCGGCGATGCGCTCGCCGTCGGCGGTGATCACGCCGCGCGCGCGGCCGGCGCGGACGTCCACGCGAGTCACCGTGGTGCCGTAGCGGAACTCGACGCCGTGGTCCTCGGCGGCGGCCGCCATCGCGCGGGGGACGGCGTGCATGCCGCCCGCGGGGAAGTGGACGCCACGCACGCAGTCCATGTACGTGATCACGGCGTAGATGGCGAGCGCCCGGGACGGGGCCAACCCCGCGTACATGGCCTGGAAGGAGAACAGCCGGCGCAGCCGGTCGTCCGCGACGTACCGCGCCACCAGGTGGTCGAGCCGCCCGAAGCCGCCCATCGCCGCCAACCGGGCGAGCGGCGTCCCGACGAGCTGCAGCGGCGAGTCCAGGTTGCGGGCGATGAAGTGCGGCATCTCGATGCGGTACAGCTCGTGCAGGAACGCGACGAAGCGGCGGTACCCGTCGGCGTCCCGGGCCCCGAAAGTCGTGGCGATCCCGTCGGCCATGGCGTCGGTGTCGCTGCGGACGTCGATCGAGCTGCCGTCGGCGAAGCGTGCCCGGTACGCCGGGTCGAGGCGGTGCAGCGTGAGCCGGTCGGCCATCGACTCGCCGACCGCCGCGAACGCCTCCGCCAGCAGTTCGGGCATGGTCAGGACGGTCGGGCCGGTGTCGAAGCGGTAGCCGCGATCGGCGATCAGCCCGCAGCGCCCGCCCGGCACCGCCTCCCGCTCGACGACGGTGACCCGCCGACCCGAGCCGGCCAGGTGCAGCGCGGCGGCGAGCCCGCCCAGGCCCGCGCCCACGATCACCACGTGGTCGGTGGGGCCGGGGACGGTGCGCACGACGAGAACGCTAATCGGCGGTGTCGTGGTGTCACTGCGGGAGGGCCGCCACGGGGCCGCGCGCCGCGGCACCGCGAGCCCCCGGAGGCGCCTCACTAGGCTGGCGCCATGCCCCGTACCGTGCGCGAAGCCCTCGCCGAGTCCGGCCCGACGTTCTCGTTCGAGTTCTTCCCGCCGAAGTCCGAGGACGAGGAGGTCCTGCTCTGGAAGACGATCCGCGAACTCGAGCCGCTGCGCCCGTCCTACGTGTCGGTGACCTACGGCGCGGGTGGCTCGACGCGCGAGCACACCATCGAGATCACCGAGCAGATCGCCACCGACACCACGCTCATGCCGGTGGCCCACCTGACCGCCGTCGGGCACTCGGTCGCCGAGCTGCGGGGCATCGCCGGCAACCTGGCCGCGGCCGGCGTCATCAACGTGCTCGCGCTGCGCGGTGACCCGCCGGGCGATCCCGAGGGGGAATGGGTCAAGCACCCCGAAGGCCTGGAGTACGCGGCGGAGCTCGTGACGCTGCTGCGCGCCCACGGCGACTTCTGCGTCGGTGCCGCCGCGTTCCCCAACGGCCACCCGCGCTCGCCGTCCGTCGACTCGGACACCGAGCAGCTCGTCGCCAAGTTCCGGGCCGGGGCCGAGTACGCGGTCACCAACATGTTCTTCGTCGTCGACGACTACCTGCGCCTGCGCGACCGCGTCGCGGCCACCGGGTGCGACGCGCCGATCATCGCGGGGCTGATGCCGATCACGAACTTCGGGCTGATCCGCCGCTCCGAGCAGCTCACCGGTGCCCCGTTCCCGGAGCAGCTGGGCAAGCGGTTCGCCGCGGTGTCGCACGACCCGAAGTCCGTACGGGCCATGGGCATCTACGAGACGTCCAAGCTCGCCGAGCGGCTGCTCGAGGAGGGCGTGCCGGGCATCCACTTCTACACGATGAACCGCTCCAAGGCGACGCGTGAGGTGTGGGCCAACCTGGCGCTGGGGGCGCGGGTCTAGTCCGCGGTCGCCGTGGTGAGCGGCAGGGACGCGCCCAGCACGGCGAAGGGTCGGGCGTCGCCCGGGAAGAGGTAGTTGCGGGCGAGGTCGACGAAGCCGAGGCTGCGGTACATCCGGAACGCCCGGGTGTCGGAGTCCGGCGTGGACAGCAGCACGGCGCGGTGCGCGAGCGAGCCGGCCAACGAGAGCAGGACCTCGCGACCCAGCCCGGCTCCCTGGTGCTCGGGCAGCACGTGCAGCTCGGACAGCTCGAAGGCGTCGTCGAGCCACTCCGTGTTGTGCTCGCGGGCCAGCGCCCGGCGCACGAGGTCGTGCCACCACTGGCCGGGGGCGGTCGTGTACCCGTAGGCGAAGCCCACGAGCGTGTCGTCGGGCAGCAGCGCCGCCCGGCAGGCGAAGCCCTCGTGCGCGACGTGTTTGCGGGCGCTCACTGCCCGCTGCGCCCCCGTGTACTCGGGATAGCCCATCGCGGCGACGTAGATGGCCATCGCCTCGTCGACGCGGTCGCCGAACTGGTCACCGGTCCACGGGACGACGCGGACGCCGGTCGTCGGCTGACGCTCGGCGGATCGCATGTGACGATCGTGCCTCACGCAGGCACATTCGCGAAGCACCACCCCGGGCGCGGGCGGCCGGCCGAGTAGGACCCGCGGCGGGCGGGGAGTTCTCCACGTCGACCGCCGGCGCCGAGTGGGGTTGGGTGGACCCATGGTCCTGTCGCCCGAACGCATCGCCGCCGTTGCGCGGCCGCACCACTACTACCACCACACGCACGGCCACGGCGGCGGCTTCTTCGCCATCGTCGTCGTCGGCCTGATGCTGCTGGCGATCGCCGCCTTCGTCGGCTGGACGAAGATCGGTGCGCGACGACGGCCGCCGTTCGGGGACTGACCGGCGTCAGTGGATCCCGCACTCGATCTTGTTCGAGCCCGACCAGCGGCCGGCACGGGCGTCCTCGCCGGGCTTGATGCGCCGGGTGCAGGGCGCGCAGCCGACCGAGCCGTAACCGTCGGACAGCAGCGGGTTGACGAGCACATTGTTGTCGGCGATGTAGCGGTCCACGTCGTCCTGCGTCCACGCCGCGATCGGGTTGAGCTTGACCATGCCGCGACCGTCGTCCCACTCGACGACCTTGGCGCCGGCGCGGGTCGTCGCCTCGTCGCGGCGCAGACCCGACGCCCAGGCCGTGTACTCCTTCAGCGTCTTGCGCAACGGCATCACCTTGCGCAGCGCGCAGCACTGGTCGGGATTGCGCTCGTAGAGCCGGGCGCCGAACGACACGTCCTGCTGCTCGACATTTTGCGCGGGTTCGATCGAACGGATCGTCACCGGCAACGTCGCCGCGACGGCGTCGCGGGTGCCGAGCGTCTCGGCGAAGTGGTAGCCGGTGTCGAGGAAGAGCACGTCGACGCCCGGGCGCACCGTGCTGGCCAGGCTCGGGACGACGGCGTCGGCCATGGACGACGCGACCGCCCAGGACGCACCGAACTGCGTGTCGGCCCAGCCCAGGATCTCCAGCGCGCTGGCGCCTTCGAGATCGTGACCGGCCCGCTCGGCGAGCGTTCTCAGCTCGTCACGGGTCATCTGCTCGGCGGAGCGCTGCTGCGGACTCAGAGCAACCATGCTTCGTCCGCCCGCGACACGTAGGCCGCGAACGGCTCGCCCCCTTCCCGACGTTCGAGGTAACCGGTGAGGACGCGCTCGATGTAGTCGGGCGCCTCCGCTGCCGTCACCTTCAAACCCCGGAACTTGCGCCCGAATTCCGCCTCGGTGCCCATCTGGCCGCCGAGGTGCACCTGGAAGGCCTCGCTGTCGGCGCCGTCGGCGCCCTTGGTGATCATGCCCTTGAAGCCGATGTCGGCCACCTGGAAGCGGGCGCAGGAGTTGGGGCAGCCGTTGACGTTGATCGTGACCGGGGTGTCGAAGTCGGGCAGCCGCCGCTCCATCTCCTCGCGGATCGCCTCGGCCCGGCCCTTGGTCTCCACCAGCGCCAGCTTGCAGAACTCGATGCCCGTGCACGCGATGGTGCCGCGGCGGAACGCCGAGGGGCGGGCCTCGTACCCCAGCCCGCGCAGCTCGTCGACCACGGTGTCGGCGTCGTCGGGGTGGATGTCGAGCACGACGACGCCCTGCTGGGCGGTGAGGCGTACCCGCGGGCCGCCCGCGCCACGGCCGTACTTCTCCGCGAGCGCCGCCAGGCCCGCCAGCGCCGTGCCGGACGTGCGACCGGCCCGGGTGGTGGCGCCGATCGCCACGAGCCCGTCGACCTGCGGCACCACGCCGACGTGGTCACGGTGACTCGGCGACGACTCGGGGGCCGGGCCGTCGGGCAGCGCGCGGCCGAGGTACTCGGTCTCGAGCGTCTGCCGGAAATACTCCGGACCCCAGTCGGCCATGAGGAACTTGATGCGGGCGTGGTTGCGGCTGCGGCGGTAGCCGTAGTCGCGGAAGATCGAGACGACGCCCTCCCACACCTCGGGCACCTCTTCGGACGTCACGAAGACGCCGAGCCGCTCGGCGAAGCGTGGGTTCGTCGACAGGCCGCCGCCGACCCACACGTCGAAACCGGGCGTGCCGTCGGGTCCGACGACACCGACGAAGGCGACGTCGTTGATCTCGTGGTTCGTGCAGTGGCTCGCGCAGCCGGAGATGGAGGTCTTGAACTTGCGCGGCAGGTTCGAGAACCGCGGATCGCCGACGTACTTGTCGACCGTGGCGCGCAGGGCGGGTCCGGCGTCCAGCACGGCGTCGGTCGCCACGCCCTCGAGCGGGCAGCCGAGCATCACGCGCGGGCAGTCGCCGCACGCCTCGGTCGTCGACAGGCCGACCGCCTCGAGCTTCTCCCAGATCGCCGGGACGTCCTCGACGCGGATCCAGTGCAGCTGCACGTTCTGCCGATCGCTGACGTCGGCGACGTCGCGGCCGTAGGTGCTCGAGATATCGGCGACGACCGCCAGCTGCTGCGCGGTCAGGGCGCCGCCGTCGATGCGCACCCGCAGCATGAAGTACTCGGCGTCGAGCTCCTCGGGCTCCAGCGTGGCGGTCTTGCCGCCGGGGATGCCCTCCTGCCGCTGCGTGTAGAGGCCGAACCAGCGGAAGCGGGCGCGCAGGTCACCCGGGTCGATGCTGTCGAAGCCCTGCTTGGAGTAGATGTCGAGGATCCGCTGCCGGACGTTGAGCGGGTCGTCGTCCTTCTTGCCCTGCTCGTTCTTGTTCAGCGGCTCGCGGTAGCCCAGGGCCCACTGACCCTGGGCCTTCTTCGGAACGGAACGGGGTTCGACGTCGCGTCGCGCGGACATGCGCGATTCCCTTCGTGGTGTGTGACGGGCGGCGGTACGACGGGCCGACGACGGGTGCCGGCGCGGTCGTCAGGCCGGACAGGCCGCCGTGACCACCCGCAGGAGGTCGATGTGACGACGCTCGGTGAGGCGCGGGGTGCGCAGCCCGGCGCAGGGCGCCGCGTCGGTCGTCATGGCTCGATGGTCCCACATCGACGCGCCGGGTAACCACCGGACGACGCGCGTTGCACATGCCTACAGCCCTTGTAGACAAAGGGCTGCGATCGCCCGCCGCTGGCGTGACCGGCCGCACGCCCGACCGCCCCACCGTAACCGCGCCGGACCGGGACAATGGGCCGGTGACCGGCTTCCCCCTGCTCCTC is a window of Jatrophihabitans endophyticus DNA encoding:
- a CDS encoding deoxyribonuclease IV, translating into MPARPLAPVGAHVSVAGGLSRALPRADTVGAEVLQVFVANPRGWAPPAPDPAGDDAFRVACTRPVFVHAPYLINFGSPSVDTLARSSGALRFSLERGRAIGARGVVVHAGSAVLGNRWDDAMAQVREHVLPVLDDVAGGPRLLIEPTAGGGGALASDADSLGAYLDVLGRDERVGVCLDTCHVHAAGHDLATAASFATALRAYGRAAGRGRIGLVHVNDSRDAAGSRRDRHAALGRGTIGAADGGAAFAALFTSPVTRRVPMVVETADTDHAADIALLQRLRAAT
- the pknB gene encoding Stk1 family PASTA domain-containing Ser/Thr kinase, which encodes MKTAAADSLVGRTLEGRYRILDRIARGGMSTVYAAVDERLDRMVAVKVMSSALSADPAFSDRFAREARAAARLAHLNVVSVYDQGHEIAQDGHHVFLVMELVEGRTLRELLRERGRLSPAEAVSIMESVLSALAAAHRAGLVHRDVKPENILLSDEGVVKVADFGLARAVETDPSSTRTGLMMGTVAYCAPEQLSRGHADPRSDVYAAGIVLFELLTGEPPYTGESAMNVAYQHVHSRVPAPSSRLKRDGTVPSEIDEIVVAATDSDPTGRPADAGALLAELSDVRGELGLPITPVPPRVRPAPHRPDHRSQRRPTPERATTDALRSGAGADTVMVSDAASPHDTTRLDDRRSAAPARGAGDPPPPVVIPPARERDLRRRRRRRSLIGLLVVIAVGLAAFFGAKAFIEWRFAHVPDVAGGSLTDARHTLEHAGYDVRVNEGKEPSETVPANHVLSTDPQIGSRLPTGKTVTLTLSAGKQTWVIPQTKGRSVQEALVALSATGDLTVKQPPRLRFDDRITKGDVIGTDPAAGNRVNRDQPVTIIVSNGPPAVAVPDIPVGTPLDQAKATIEGKKFVVQTDGRFSDDVAEGGVISVSPSGKATKGSTVTLTYSRGPEMVTVPDIPRGTKVDAASQTIRDANLVPVVKRLIGVGDEVLSTSPGKGSKLRAGSSVTLFVIPG
- a CDS encoding spermidine synthase, whose protein sequence is MTGADAPSELGPGLGRIELLADADRPGGWLLTVDRIRQSYVDLDDPGYLDFEYVQAFADVLDALPPGPLAVTHVGGGACTLARYVAHTRAGSSQIVLEPDAILTEQVRARLPFARGTRVRIRPVDGRRGVAALRDGSADVVVLDAFHGGRVPGELTSREFVTDVARVLRPAGVLLVNVADGPPVRYCRRLAATLATALPEVLAVADPSVLKGRRFGNVVLAASRAALPVDDVRRAAARAAFPRTVHAGTSLAAFAGGATVLTDADPMRSPQPPDALWRVGEWDGD
- a CDS encoding class I SAM-dependent methyltransferase, which encodes MVDPASGSDRDLHEQRDRAVSFGSVAQLYDRARPTYPDALVRDLLTGDPRDVLDVGCGTGRAALLFAGPGRTVLGVEPDAAMADVARGHGLVVEVAGFEEWDDGGRRFDLLVSGQAWHWVDPEAGAAKARTVLRPGGRVGLFWNMDTMTGDDRAALDAAYETVAPQLMHRNRSYGGKRAPREPVLAALAGAGFAEVAQREYSWQRHYAAEDYVQLVQTFSDHNLLPPPEREALLAAVGDAVTSMGGLDITYECQLITALAP
- a CDS encoding Rv2175c family DNA-binding protein, giving the protein MELLPFPVVADTLGVPVTRVHQYVRDGQLVATRDDAGVRGVPAQLLQDGAIVKSLPGVVTLLRDARFSDDEIAEWLHRVDDTLPGSPIEALRANRGSEVKRRAQVAGY
- a CDS encoding lycopene cyclase domain-containing protein, translating into MHLAYVLILAGCVIGTLPLEFVLRTGVYARWRRLLVAIVPVVVVFGTWDVLAIRARWWHYDPAMITGVTLPGRLPLEELLFFLVIPACSVLTLEAVRARRPHWSIGDESGASA
- a CDS encoding lycopene cyclase domain-containing protein; protein product: MTYTLTAVLGVLAALVVDRYVTRRRLVTRRSFWLAYAIVLFFQLVVNGLLTGLEIVRYDPARIVGLRIAFAPVEDLLFGFAMVLLTLTTWVWAGSARAPSADGHAARRAGR
- a CDS encoding phytoene/squalene synthase family protein, producing the protein MSTVDPRHPIARRELDAAGIEGAALRESYLRCRAINAAHGKTYFLATALLPPAKRPFVHALYGFARRADDIVDDTAVPVAERGERLQAWCGEFLADLDWGATSDPVSRAVLDTVTRFDIPTSYFVDFVEAMRWDLDVTSYATYAELEQYMWGSAAVIGLQMLPVLGRRDDAVRWDVLESHAIALGTAFQLTNFVRDVGEDLRRGRVYLPQESLDQFGVDLERLRRGVVDEAIRSLLAWEIERARGLYAKARPGLALVHPTSRDCLQAATTLYGEILDEIEHNDYDVFRRRAHVGAGRRAAVGLSGLRGALRARRHSVPEPNPPTPRS
- the crtI gene encoding phytoene desaturase family protein yields the protein MRTVPGPTDHVVIVGAGLGGLAAALHLAGSGRRVTVVEREAVPGGRCGLIADRGYRFDTGPTVLTMPELLAEAFAAVGESMADRLTLHRLDPAYRARFADGSSIDVRSDTDAMADGIATTFGARDADGYRRFVAFLHELYRIEMPHFIARNLDSPLQLVGTPLARLAAMGGFGRLDHLVARYVADDRLRRLFSFQAMYAGLAPSRALAIYAVITYMDCVRGVHFPAGGMHAVPRAMAAAAEDHGVEFRYGTTVTRVDVRAGRARGVITADGERIAADVVLVNADLPSAYAELLPPGSAPRRLRRLRYSPSAVVLHTGSTFSHPDAAHHTIDFGRSWDDTFTEIIDRGRVMSDPSFLVTSPSHTDPALAPAGRHTHYVLFPAPNLAGDVDWTGERERYRDHMVATLERRGYTGFGGAIEVEHLTTPADWRAQGMTMGAPFAAAHTFGQTGPFRAPTLDRRIDGLVFCGSNTQPGVGVPMVLVSGRLAAERVTGTKMDR
- the metF gene encoding methylenetetrahydrofolate reductase [NAD(P)H] — encoded protein: MPRTVREALAESGPTFSFEFFPPKSEDEEVLLWKTIRELEPLRPSYVSVTYGAGGSTREHTIEITEQIATDTTLMPVAHLTAVGHSVAELRGIAGNLAAAGVINVLALRGDPPGDPEGEWVKHPEGLEYAAELVTLLRAHGDFCVGAAAFPNGHPRSPSVDSDTEQLVAKFRAGAEYAVTNMFFVVDDYLRLRDRVAATGCDAPIIAGLMPITNFGLIRRSEQLTGAPFPEQLGKRFAAVSHDPKSVRAMGIYETSKLAERLLEEGVPGIHFYTMNRSKATREVWANLALGARV